Below is a window of Arabidopsis thaliana chromosome 2, partial sequence DNA.
TGCACTGGTGATAGCTACGATTACGGATAAGATACCACGCgggaaacaaaattttaggTTTGATAAAAGATGGATTGGAAAAGAAGGATTGCAAGAGGCAATTTCATATGGTTGGAATCTCGCTACCTGTTTAGGAGAAGGAAAATTTGTGGAAAAATTATCTAATTGTAGGCGGGCTATATCACAATGGTGGAAAGTATTAACTCCTTATGGACGAAAGACAATAAAGGAAATTAAATCTGAATTAGGTGCGGCACAGAGGGATGATTCGAGAACACGGGAGGAGATTACAGATTTAACACTACGGTTGAAAGAGGCTTATAGAGATGAAGAACAATATTGGTATCAAAAAGTAGGAGTTTATGGATGACATTAGGGGATAATAAATCGAAATATTTCCATGCTCTAACAAAGCAGAGACGGACTAGGAATCGGATAACCGGGCTACAtgatgaaaatggaaaatggTCTGTAGAGGATGAAGATATTCAACACATAGCGGTGTCTTATTTTGAGGATTTGTTCACTACGACTAATCCTCAAGATTTTGAGGATTCTTTGGCAGAAGTTCGGACTTTAATAACAGatcaaataaatgaataacTAACGGGTCCCGCGACAAAAAGTGAGGTTTGTGCAACATTATTTATGATGCACCCGGAAAAGGCAACAGGGGTAGATGGTATGACAACATTGTTTTTTCAGAAAGCTTGGGATACCATAAAAAAGGATTTATTATTTCTTGTAAACTCTTTCTTACAAAATGGAGTATTCGATAAACGGTTAAatacaaacatatatgtttgatCCCAAAAACAAAGCGACCGACACATATGACGGTATTACGGCCTATTAGCCTTTGTAATGTTGGgtataaaattatttcaaagaTTCTTTGTCAAAGACTTAAGACGGTTCTACCATCTCTTATTTTGGAAACTCAATCTGTGTTTGTTGAAGGACGTCTGATTTGAGATAATATTCTTATTGCATAGAAGATGTTTCATGGGTTAAGAACTAATCCGTCATGTAAAGGAAAATACATGGCTATTAAAACAGATATGAGTAAAGCATATGATAGGGTTGAATGGAATTTTCTTGACGAATTATTAGGAAAATGGGCTTCTGTGAAAAGTGGATATCATGGATAATGTTGTGTATTACTTCAGTCCAATATAAGGTCCTTCTGAATGGACAACCTAGAGGACTAATAATACCAGAACGAGGGTTAAGACAAGGAGATCCGCTTTCTCCTTACTTATTTATCCTCTGTACAGAGGTTCTAATTGCGAATATTCGGAAAgcaaaacaaggaaaaatgaTTACGGGCATCAAAGTAGCAACTGCAAGCCCCTCAGTATCTCATTTGTTATTTGCGTATGATAGTCTTTACTTTTGTAAGGCTGATAAAGAACAATGCGGagtaattttaaatatcttaaaaCAATATGAAGCAGTTTCAGGGCAAATgataaatttttcaaaatcatcgATCCAGTTCGGTCATAAAGTAGAAGATTCTATAAAGGCAGAAATTAAATCGACTTTGGGTATTCATGATATCGGTGGCATGGGTTCTTATCTCGGGTTACCGGAAAGTCTAGGGGTTCtaagacaaaaatattatcttttgtttgaGATAGATTACAGACTAGAATAAATGGGTGGTCGGCAAAATTCTTATcgagaggagagaaagaagtGATGATTTAATCGGTAGCTACGACATTGCCATCTTATGTAATGTCTTGTTTTAGGCTTCCGAAAACAATCACTTCCAAACTAACAACTGCGGTCGCAAGATTTTGGTGGAGTTCGAACGGTGAATCTAGAGGTATGCACTGGATGGCTTGGAACAAATTGTGTAGTAGCAAATTGGAAGGTGGTTTAGGTTTTCGGAGTATAGATGATTTTAATTCAGCTCTACTATCGAAACAGTTATGGCGTTTGATAATGGTTCAAGATTCTCTTTCTGCAAAGGTTTTCAAAGGGAGATATTATTGAAAATCGAAGCctttggaaaatataaaatcatattctcCGTCTTATGGATGGAGAAATATTTGTTCAGCAAGATCTCTGGTTAATAAAGGACTTATTAAAAGAGTCGGTTCAGGGGCATCCATCTCAATTTGGAAGGATCTGTGGATTTCGGCTCAATTCCCGAGACCAGCAATACGTAATCGTTTAATTATTGACCCATCTTTAAAAGTTCAACATTTAATAGATAGCCAGCTAATCTCTTGAAGGAGCTCTTTGATCCGGAAGATGTCCAGCTAATAAGTGCATTGCACTTGGGTGCATCAACAAAAGAGGATACTCTAGGTTGGCATTTCACCAAATCCGGAAAATATACAGTTAAATCTGGTTATCATACACCAAGGTTAGAAAACTGGGAGGATAATTCATCTTTCATTGGTACTGAAATAAATGTTCTAAAAGCACATGCTTGGAAAGTTCAATGTCCACCTAAGGTTGTGTCCTTGTCACAGAGAATTTACGGAGAAGAATTGTGATACAGGATGTGTCAGATGTGGCGCTATTACGGAAACAATAAACCGTACCCTTTTCCAATGTCATCCGGCGAGACAGATGGGCCCTCTCAAAGATTCCTACGGTTCCAGGAATTTTTCCTACGGATTCTATTTTTACGAATTTTGATCACTTATTCTCAAGAATACCTTCAGAATTAGATTCATCTTCATTTCCATAGATAATCTGGTATATTTGGAAAgtaaggaacaaaaaaatatttgaaaatgtggATAAAGATCCGTTAGACGTATTATGTTTAGCAGAAAAAGAGGCACAATTATGGCAGTTAGCTCAATTTAAGCTCAATACCAAAAATAACGGTTCCATGGGATCGGAAAAACAAATTCGGGTCCAGAATATATCACACGATAATATTTATTCAGGTTTTCGTTGTTTTGTGGACGGATCTTGGAAAGGAAGCGATAAGTTTTCTGGATTAGGGTGGTTTTGCACATCATCAAATAGAGACTCGCCAACCATGGGAGCTGCTAATCTTCGTAGAAGTCTTTCTCCACTACATACAGAAGTCGAAACTCTACTCTGGGCGATGAAGTGTATTATTGGTGCCGACAACCAAGAAGTAGCATTTTTTACATACTTTTCAGACCtggtgaagatggtgtctTCCCTAACCGAATGGCTAGCATTTTCAACGTATTTGGAGGAATTCACaagattttctttatctttaatttctgGAAATGCAAATGTAAAAGCAGACAAATTGGCATGAAAAAATTTGTACTGAATCGCTTCATATCacttttgtaaacaattttccTCAGAATTGGCTCTTTTGAGctctaaataaaatttaatgacaaaaaaaaagggttatCATTTTTCCATCAGAGAGACAGTGACgacagtttttggtttaagcTCATATCGTAAAGTTGTAATTGCAGGGGTAGAAGGAAAACTACTTCCACATCATGTATTGGTGGAAGCATGTTGATATATTGTGTAAGCTCATATCTCATAACATGCTTCCACCACTTCTTGAACTTGGCAAATAAGGCACCCTTGTGATTCCCCTATCTCATTACAAGGAAAAGACATACCAATCGACATAAGTAACAAAAATTGTGAATCACAAGAATGCCAAGATATACATTATTTTCGAAAGTATCGCATTGTTATagttactttttattttacatatggCTGATCAAAGTATAAGACAATAGCCTTTAAACATCACGAGAACTTAggattgtaaataaaaaaataaacataatgCGTTAGGAAAACCATTGGaacattttcttgatataATTAGGAGAAAGAATCACCTTGTAAATATCCCCGAGCTTCTTGTAGAAACAAGTGTTAAATAAATGACAATCAGGGGAGATTTGATTCGCAGAAGATACTTGTTGGTGCAAGAAAGCCATATATATGATAGATATAGTTGTCTATATTTATAGTTGAATGTGGAATATATCGGATTACATCACAGATCTATATCCAGTTTGGATATATTGATATTGTCTATACTTATAGTTGGATGTGGAATGTAATTGGTTATATTAGAGATCTATATCCAGTTTGGATATattgaatattcagtataaAGATGAGCCATATAATTGACTACATTAGAGATCTATATCCAGTTTCTAGTTAGCTGAATACAAGCTACAAAATCCTATTATAATTTCCAAGGCCGATGTAGATATATCGATGTATATGTTAAATATAATCTATTATATGATGCAACTATATCCACTTACTTAAAAATTAGTGGTGTAACATAAATGTTAGTTTCCAAACTgaatatattgaatattaaGCATATAAATGAGGCATATAATTGACTACATCGGGATGAGGCATGTAATTGACGTTTTGTCATGACCCACTCAAATAAGAACAATTATTGGGTTCACCCCTTGGGGTGAACATCTTTCATTCACCCCCtcttaattaactaatttGAAATTTGCCATATCATCTaattaaccaaattaaaacaattaatattaaataaatcaattcattaaaaacccctaaattaaattaattggaAAATTTAAACTCTAACCATTCTTTTCTAAACTTAAACCgacatatattttcatttaattatagaaaatattacaCAGTGGGacacttttacaaaaatttgtgGGTTTAGGCACTTCCAAAGGAGAAGGCACTTCCAAAGGAGAAGGCACTTTGACTTGTTAAATTGTCCAATTTGCCCTCAAACTTCTTTTCTCGTTTTCTTTAGCAACATTTCTTCTGTTCTTCGCCACCTCTCTTACgaaagcttctcttcttcatctctctctttttttccagaatcaaaatcaaatattatagGACAACCTCAATAttcataattcaaaatttaaatttgaatctCATAGGGTTTATCATCATCCTCCCTATCTCTCAACAATCTAACGGTGACACAAAACAAGACTATCTTTGATTACTAACCCCCACTCCGTTTCCTCCGTAGCTTCCAACGTCACCTCCTCCTTAGCCACCTCCCTCACGGCCACCACTACCGTATCCTTTTCCACCACAACCTCTGCTATGTCTCTCGTAAtcaccaccgcctcctccatttccgccaccacctcctccgTATTCATTACCGCCTCCGCTGCGGTATCtgccaccacctccaccacgGGTTCCTCCACCGCCTTGAGCAAATGGGTGGCTGTggtaatttgattttggtttttgatttattctCAAGCCAAAGAATAAATTATCTTAATTGGATAGTCATAGccgttgttttttttaagattgtgatttattttgcaatttaaatctttgttttgatataaACTTGAGATTCAGTTCCTttaaaaaacttcttcttcttcaacaatggtggcttgatttgatttttgctctctctcatGGGTCAAATTCGTTTCATCTACGTAGCATCAAGATTACGGTTAATCGAATCTCCTGTTAATATGGACATGATATATAGAATGGATATAGATAAGTAAAAATGTTTCCcaatggatatatttaaatggactcGTTATAATGgacaccaaaaaattgtttgttaatttttctttcagtttgcAGAGACCTCCATCTCCAAGACCTTATGGACATGGcactttggtttctttccaAACCACGGTTAATCGAATCTCCTGTTATTATGAACATGGTATATAGAATGGATATGAATCAATAAAAGGTTTCTGaatggatatatataaatagactcgttattatggacatcaaaaaattgtttgttgatttttctttcagtttgcAGAGACCTCCATCTCCAAGACCTTATGGACATGGcactttggtttctttccaAACCACGGTTAATCGAATCTCCTGTTATTATGAACATGGTATATAGAATGGATATGAATCAATAAAAGGTTTCTGaatggatatatataaatagactcgttattatggacatcaaaaaattgtttgttgatttttctttcagtttgtAGAGACCTCCACTTCCAAGACCTTATGGACAtggaactttggtttctttacaaaCCACGATTAATCGAATCTCTTGTTATTATGGACATGGTATATAGAATGGATATAGATTGGTAAAAAGGTTTccgaatggatatatttaaatggactcGTTATtataaacaccaaaaaattgtatattgatttttcttacaGTTTGTAGAGACCTCCACTTCCAAAACCTTATGGATATAGaatatttaccaaaaattaCATTGGTCTACTATCTTTTagaattcatcttctttttgtcctaagcataaataaatacatacataacaattttcttcttttttttttttcatacatAACAATTTCACAAGCATAGTTcttacaatattaaaaaataaaataaaaagtgttgTTCTGACTCAAGTCTTTCGTGCAAACTTCTCCTCTTATGAATTCAAAGCACCCAGACCCACCTCCTCGTTTTATTTGcaaatttcaattattaacattttcaatACTCAAAACCTTTAAACAATAATCGAAGCAACTTAactaagataaaaaaaaaaactataacaaGTTGAAGAATTTTTATTACCCTTTTGGATTTGACGGAGATAAGTTGTGGCCTGTGGGAAGATTTTGAACAAGTCTTCATCCACATGCTTTGGTGCCTTCATTCTTCGCTTCACCACGGGTATTGGACAGTTCATCGGTACGTTAAACTCACGTCTTCCGTCTTCCATCATTACCTCTTGAGACAATGCTATTGTCTTTGACCATCAAGCTCCTACATAATTACCTCTTGATATTGATCCAACATCAACACTCGAACACAATACAAAACCAACACGAGCCTAAACACAACCAAATCGAGGAGCGTAGAGGAAAGTAGAAGGGAGGTCTCGTCGGGATCTTCATCGGCGCGCAGAGACGCAACATGCTTCATCGAATTTAAAACTTGAGACGACCCATCGCTCACTTCCATTGCCACTAGCAAAAGCCTAGTAACCGATTCAAATTAAGAGATCAGGAGGAAGAATGAAGCCACCATATTAGATCTGGCCAGAACCAAAACCGACGACTGTGGGCGGGTGTTTACGGCGATTTGGTCTTTCACCAATTCAACCACCCacattattttagtttagtttgaGAAAAATGGATATTCCTATTtcggagagagagagagtcacAGTGTTTTACAAGAAGAGGTGATgaacaatataatttaataatttttgcaACACAACTAAGCCAATTACATTTCTTTGAATTAAGGGTacaaatttccaaaatataaGAATTAGTGTAAAAAGTGTCTCGGAAAATGATTCTCGTGCCTTATTGTTGAACATTCCCTTAATTATAAAATGTAAACCCTTACAACTCttttataaacctaaaccgaagtataatttcatttaattgtaaaatctaaactttaactatttttatataaaccaaaaccgaCGTATAATTTTGcttaattgtaaaatctaaaccctaaacctcaTTGATAAATCCAAACTGacatataatttgatttaattgtaaaagctaaaccctaatcaataTTTGTAAACCCAAATCAACATATAATTTCGTTTAAACCCTAATCATTTTTCTATTAACCCAAAccaacatataattttaattaattgtaaatctaaatcctaattcatatttataaactcaaaccgCCATATAATTAATCTTGTTTAATTAAAAGcatatagattttgttttcttaatatttttattttgtgatttttattttgattgatttttaaatatagTATTACATGACATATTGTTGTAATTTGATCGACTAAATAAGAAGGGTGAATATGATAGGTTCATCCCTAGGGGTGAATCCAAGAATATTTTGTCAAAGAGTATACTGTCACTAGGGGTTGACCCGCGCCGTGGGTTcctaaaaaaaacacaaaataccAAACCCTCATTCTGCCTTGCACGGGTGGGCAAGACCAAGTGTTCTGAGATCATGTATATGATACAACTATATATTGAATAATATGCATAAATCAATTCATACATAGATTAAAGTTAGAAACAGGCTGAAGAATGTGAAAGAtcatattgtttttggttgaagagaaattttcaaagttttagtCTTAATCGGTTTGATGGTGTGCTTACCGTACCTAAGTCATATTAAAGACCGATTCGAGGTAGCAACCAGAGATCGGGATTCTCCGATGAAAGAGACCGGTTTTCTTCGTCAAATCCACCCCTCTGAAGCACCAACACACCACAAATCTCCCGGAAAGTT
It encodes the following:
- a CDS encoding uncharacterized protein (unknown protein; BEST Arabidopsis thaliana protein match is: unknown protein (TAIR:AT5G48500.1); Has 7 Blast hits to 7 proteins in 1 species: Archae - 0; Bacteria - 0; Metazoa - 0; Fungi - 0; Plants - 7; Viruses - 0; Other Eukaryotes - 0 (source: NCBI BLink).), encoding MEVSDGSSQVLNSMKHVASLRADEDPDETSLLLSSTLLDLVVFRLVLVLYCVRVLMLDQYQETIALSQEVMMEDGRREFNVPMNCPIPVVKRRMKAPKHVDEDLFKIFPQATTYLRQIQKGGGSGCFEFIRGEVCTKDLSQNNTFYFIF
- a CDS encoding uncharacterized protein (unknown protein; Has 5 Blast hits to 5 proteins in 1 species: Archae - 0; Bacteria - 0; Metazoa - 0; Fungi - 0; Plants - 5; Viruses - 0; Other Eukaryotes - 0 (source: NCBI BLink).); its protein translation is MNTEEVVAEMEEAVVITRDIAEVVVEKDTVVVAVREVAKEEVTLEATEETEWGLVIKDSLVLCHR